Proteins from a single region of Bacillus sp. (in: firmicutes):
- a CDS encoding SMI1/KNR4 family protein, which yields MSIDVVIKALKQRLEPTGKLTIQRENGELLEVTCEWNNPASEKELADFSLKTGWYLPDDYRQFLKLHNGAKIFSVWGDYFELFDLNNIMKYYREYEIFYKGAYEKSWYMIGYYKGYGEYLFIDSEKAANNNSSYLVYVQVGDRQDLSLNFEMWFDRFIVAQGSRYWFW from the coding sequence ATGTCCATTGATGTAGTAATAAAGGCATTAAAACAAAGATTAGAACCAACAGGGAAATTAACAATTCAAAGGGAAAATGGAGAACTTCTAGAAGTAACATGTGAATGGAATAATCCAGCTTCTGAGAAAGAATTGGCGGATTTTTCTTTAAAAACTGGCTGGTATCTTCCAGATGATTATAGACAATTCTTAAAATTGCATAATGGGGCAAAAATATTTTCTGTTTGGGGTGATTATTTTGAGTTATTTGATTTAAATAACATAATGAAATACTATCGTGAATATGAAATCTTTTATAAGGGTGCCTATGAGAAAAGTTGGTATATGATTGGTTATTACAAGGGATATGGTGAATATCTATTCATTGATTCAGAAAAGGCGGCTAATAATAATAGTTCTTATCTTGTGTATGTACAAGTTGGGGATAGACAAGACTTATCCCTAAACTTTGAAATGTGGTTTGATCGGTTCATAGTGGCTCAAGGTTCTAGATATTGGTTTTGGTAA